From Constrictibacter sp. MBR-5:
TGTCGAGGGCTCGCGCGGCAACGGATCGGAACCTTCCAGACGGAGCACGCGTCCCGCTTCCCCTTCGGCAGCGACCGCGTCGACCAGGATCGCCATCGTCCGGCCGCCCCAGAGGGCCGCGAGGTCCATGGCGTCGCCGGCACTCTCTGCCAGGTCGGCGCCGGTCGGGGGCGCGACGCGCAGCCGATCGGTCACCATCAGCCCCGCCGCATCGTCGCCGCGGTGACGGTTGCCGATGCCGATGACGACGACGGGAGCGGCGGCGACGGCCATCACGTGCGCTCCACGGTCAGCTTCAGGAAATGCGCGGCGCAGGAGATGCACGGATCGTGGTTGCGGATCGTCTGCTCGCATCGTCCCTGCAATGCATCGTCCGGCATGTCCAGGCACGCCGTCGCGACCCGACGCAAATCCTCCTCGATCGCCCCCTGGTTCTGCGAGGTCGGCGGGATGATGCGCGCGTCCAGTATCGAGCCGGAAGCATCGATCCTGTAGCGGTGATAGAGCAGGCCGCGCGGCGCCTCGGTTGCGGCCAGTCCGACCGCATCCTGCACGGGCACCGCGACGAACGGCGCATCGGGTGGCGTGTAGGCCGCGATCAGGCGCAGCGCCTCGTCACAGGCATGCAGCACCTCTACGGCGCGCACGAGGATGCTGCGGTAGGGGTTTCGGCATACCGGTCCCAGGCCAACTGCAGCCGCAGCGTCACGCGCGGCGGGCGACAGCAGGTCGGAATTCAGTGCATAGCGTGCCAACGGTCCGACGAGGTAGCTGCCGCGTCCGCGGATGCGGGCGTGCAGAGCCGTGGAGTGCGGAACCTGGAATTCCTCGAACACGGAATCGTAGTCGGCAACGTCGATGTCGATGCCGCGGCTCGACACGACACGGCCCTCGTTGAATGGGTATTCGTCGGGGTGCCGCAGCGCGACGAACTCATAGTCCTGCTCGTATTCCGGAAACGGAAACGCCGCCACCCGGTCGACGAGCGCGCGCGCGGCGTCGCGCGCCCGCAGCAGCGGTTCCGTCAGCGTGGAAAGTTCACGCCGCGTCGGCACCTTGTAGAAGCCGCCGACGCGCACGTTGATCGGGTGAATCTCGCGCCCGCCGAGCAGCCGGACGATATCGTTGCCGGCCTTCTTCAGGCCCAGGGCGCGGCGGACATGCTCCCCATGGTCGCGCGCCATGGCGATGGCATCCGGATAGCCCAGGAAATCCGGCGCGTGCAGCATGGCCACGTGCAGCACGTGGCTCTCGATCCACTCGCCGCAGTAGAGCAGGCGGCGCAGGTCGCGGATGGGGCCCGCGATGCTCACCCCGGCCGCGTTCTCCATCGCATGCACGGCGCTCATCATGTAGGCCACCGGGCATATGCCGCAGATGCGCGACGTAATGTCCGGCGCCTCGCCGAAACCGCGGCCGCGCAGCAAAGCCTCGAAGAAGCGGGGCGGCTCGAAAATCGCTAACCGCACGTCCTCCACCGCACCATCGCGGATGCCGAGGTGGAGTGATCCCTCCCCCTCCACCCGCGCCAGATAGTCGACGCGAATGGTGCGCGAGCCCTCCGCCTTACCGTTCGCGTCGCTCATGCGCCTCGCTCTCCTCGCGGAACGGGCTGGCCCAGGCGTTGAAGTTCCGGTAGGCGCGCAGAATGTCGGTATCGCTGGCACCGAGCCGCCGCCACCAGGCGGCGAGAGCCGCCGTGTTCGGGCTTTCCGTCGGACCGAAGCAGCCATAGCAGCCGCGATCGAAGGATGGACAGATCGCCCCGCAGCCCGCCTGCGTTACGGGGCCGAGACAGGGCGTTCCGTCCGCCACCATGACACACACCGTGCCGCGTCGCTTGCATTCGGTGCAGACGCTGTCGGTCCGAATCACCGGGCGTCGCCGCTGGATGAACGCGGCGATCACTTCCAAGAGCTGGTGCTTGTCGATCGGACAGCCGCGCAGTTCGAAATCCACCAGCACGTGCTGACCGATCGGTGTCGACTGGGCGAGCGTGCTGATATAGCCCGGCCGGGCGTAGACGATTTCGGTGAACGCTCGCACGTCCTGGAAATTGCGCAGCGCCTGGATGCCGCCGGCCGTGGCGCAGGCACCGATGGTTACCAGCCGCTTCGACTGCCGCCGCACCTCGCGGATGCGTTCGGCATCGTGCGCCGTGGTGATGGAGCCTTCGACCAGCGACAGATCGTAGGGACCGGCCACGGTCGCGCGCGATGCTTCCATGAAATAGGCGATCTCGACTTGGTCGGCGACGGTGAGCAACTCGTCCTCGCAGTCGAGCAGGCTGAGCTGGCAGCCGTCACAGGATGCGAACTTCCAGACCGCGAGCTTCGGCCGCATCATTCAGATCTCCCGGATCGTCAGGAGACGCGATATGCGATCATATGCGAACACGGGCCCATCCCTGCAGACGAAGGTCGGGCCGAACTGGCAGTGCCCGCACTGACCGGTCGCGCATTTCATGTTGCGCTCCATCGAGAGGAAGATCCGGTCTTCCGGCACGCCGCGCTCCAGCAGTCCGTTCGCGGCAAAGCGCATCATCACCTCCGGGCCGCAGATCATCCCGACCGTCTCCGCCGGGTCGAAGCGAGCCCGCGGGATGAGGCCGGTCACGAATCCGACGTGGCCGTCCCAGCCGGGATGGGCGTAGTCGACGCTGACCACCACCTCCACCGGGCCGTTCCACTGCTCCAGCTCCGGCCTGAAGATGATGTCGTCGGGGCTGCGAGCGCCATAGAGGAGCAGTACCCGTCCGTAGAGCTGCCGGCGCGCCAGGACGGCGTGCACGACCGGCCGCAGCGGCGCCAGGCCGATGCCGCCTGCGATTAGTACCAGGTCGGCACCCTCGGCCGCCCGCATCGGCCAACCCGTCCCGAAGGGCCCACGGAGCCCGAGCGTCTGTCCGGGCTCCAAGCGCCGCATGGCGGCCGTGACCGGCCCGACCGCGCGGAAGGTGTGCAGAATGCTGCGGGGCTCGTCACAGTCGCCGGT
This genomic window contains:
- a CDS encoding hydrogenase maturation protease, with protein sequence MAVAAAPVVVIGIGNRHRGDDAAGLMVTDRLRVAPPTGADLAESAGDAMDLAALWGGRTMAILVDAVAAEGEAGRVLRLEGSDPLPREPSTCSTHGLGVVEAIELARVLGTLPSRLVLFGITGRDFAQGAPVSAAVEAALAEAEHAVRTELRSLSREAEDA
- a CDS encoding oxidoreductase translates to MMRPKLAVWKFASCDGCQLSLLDCEDELLTVADQVEIAYFMEASRATVAGPYDLSLVEGSITTAHDAERIREVRRQSKRLVTIGACATAGGIQALRNFQDVRAFTEIVYARPGYISTLAQSTPIGQHVLVDFELRGCPIDKHQLLEVIAAFIQRRRPVIRTDSVCTECKRRGTVCVMVADGTPCLGPVTQAGCGAICPSFDRGCYGCFGPTESPNTAALAAWWRRLGASDTDILRAYRNFNAWASPFREESEAHERRER
- a CDS encoding Ni/Fe hydrogenase subunit alpha, which gives rise to MSDANGKAEGSRTIRVDYLARVEGEGSLHLGIRDGAVEDVRLAIFEPPRFFEALLRGRGFGEAPDITSRICGICPVAYMMSAVHAMENAAGVSIAGPIRDLRRLLYCGEWIESHVLHVAMLHAPDFLGYPDAIAMARDHGEHVRRALGLKKAGNDIVRLLGGREIHPINVRVGGFYKVPTRRELSTLTEPLLRARDAARALVDRVAAFPFPEYEQDYEFVALRHPDEYPFNEGRVVSSRGIDIDVADYDSVFEEFQVPHSTALHARIRGRGSYLVGPLARYALNSDLLSPAARDAAAAVGLGPVCRNPYRSILVRAVEVLHACDEALRLIAAYTPPDAPFVAVPVQDAVGLAATEAPRGLLYHRYRIDASGSILDARIIPPTSQNQGAIEEDLRRVATACLDMPDDALQGRCEQTIRNHDPCISCAAHFLKLTVERT
- a CDS encoding FAD/NAD(P)-binding protein — encoded protein: MTAARASALAPLPLRVRAIRQENAESATIELDPSALPYGLLGASPGQFNMLYVFGVGESAISVTGDCDEPRSILHTFRAVGPVTAAMRRLEPGQTLGLRGPFGTGWPMRAAEGADLVLIAGGIGLAPLRPVVHAVLARRQLYGRVLLLYGARSPDDIIFRPELEQWNGPVEVVVSVDYAHPGWDGHVGFVTGLIPRARFDPAETVGMICGPEVMMRFAANGLLERGVPEDRIFLSMERNMKCATGQCGHCQFGPTFVCRDGPVFAYDRISRLLTIREI